CTCTCCTCCTCTACCActatttcttgtaattttttcataaattctTCCTCCTTAAGTCTCCCCCTTTGCTACAACGAGATTCAATAATGAAAGTTAAAAGGCAGATCTAATGCAAGTTAAGGTGCAGTGTTCATAATCAATTGACTTTCATTATACTCACCTCTGTCCGTAGCTTGAACGGTTTTTGGCTGGTAACCTTGAGCTGCTTCTTCTTCCATCTACTTCCACCCATTGTGCTATAAGATTCAGAGCTCTGAAACACAAATACAGACATAAGAATAAGAGTCGACTAGTTAATGAAACATTTACCTTCATCTCCAATGGTACTTAACATAGTTACTAAATCTTACATTTCTTCGGCTCCTTCGACCCCCGTTAGAAGTCCTGCTTGaaatacttaaacaaaaaagatacaaaagcaAACCGAATCAAATAATTTGATAAGTATCAAAACTAATGCTAACTAGAATAAATCAAGCTATTGCTACCCACCTTCCCTGGCTACTATCCCATGAAGATGAAACCGAAATCCTTGAATCCAGACCAAGATTCTCCGATGTCAAGAACAACTCTGATGgacagaaagaagaagaagaaacctgTGTCTCTGGAACCTTAGGAGCCTGCAATCCCGGTAAAGCCCATTTCATTGCCTTCTTTTCGTTCTCTTCTGCTTCCTTCTCATCATTGGAATCCTTTTTACTAGGTAATGAAAGAAGCTTCTCAAAGGCCTTCACCAAATGCAGCACTCTCCCAGACCCAGATTCAGGCACACTACTCCTTGCCTCTTCCAACAACTTGTCCCTCCTTCTCTTAATCGTTGAACTGCCTATTTGACTATCTCTATCTGAGGACTCATTTACCGCAGATCTATCACTTTCCCCCACCTTCCCTTCATACTtgatatcatcatcatcaattgTCTGGTCTTGTAGCATCAAACCCTTCTCTATTTCCTCTTCAAGTTCACATTCTGCTCTATCGTAACCCTTCAACTGATCGGATTTCCTGGCCTCTTCGCTTCGATTCTTGAAAAACTCTTCCTGGGACGCCCTCAAATTCTCATAGGCCACACACAAACACTTCTTGGCATTACCATTACCACCACCAACCATCTCTTTACACTTGCACTGAACCCTCGACCCCAAATTCTCTTTCTTTAGATTCTTCTTCGCCACTACAAACTTTCGATCACGGATCTTATTCCGTGGTGAGAACGCTGGCATCGGATTAGGGTTCTTTGAAGCCGTTTTCTGCGCCTTTGCGGATTTGGTTACTGGGGAACTCGTGGGTTTTAGAACAGGGCTTGAATGAGAGATATTGGGGTTCAAATTCTCAGAAGGCTTATGATTTTCTTGAATCTTGGACCGAGACCCACGTGGGTCTTTCACTGGAGTCACGGCTCCGGCGTTCTTGCCGATCAAATCCATCGGAAAATGCAAAGACTCACCGTAAAAGAAATGGGTTTTGGGTATTCTAATCCTTTAATGTGAAAAGgtaaaagagagatagagagaggaggggctttgtgtgtgtgtgatctCTTGAAATTGATGAAAACAATGAATGATGGTCTAGAGGATTTGAATTACATTTAGATGACAGGGACGCTCTCGTAACggctagtttttgttttggtaggGTTTGGGTGTGgattaggatttgaatttttggtttgggttttgacCGTTGGATACGGTGATTAGGATGGTCCGATTGCCGTGGTGACTGGATCTGATTAACAACGGTTTTTGCTACGCTAGTTGCCGAacatctttgttttttcttctctttttttgcaaaaatgcaaaactgagctctaacttttagcttttatcatttcagtccttaaactttcaattttgtcattttagtattctaaatttcaatttttgtcaatgtagtATTCTGTTAGGTTTCAGTTATgttaaatttgacattttttttattttaaaataatttttgtaattaaaagaaaataaaaaaagcttgaaaaaaaaacatggaactTAAAATGAGTTAAATCATGGAACAAAACAGAAGAAATTCAAATGCGAAACAGAATgagaaaatcaaacccaacgTCATCCTAAACCACATTATCCTCTTCTCTTCTATATCAACAATTGAGTTCAACCAACTATCGCCGTGCCTTTCACTATCAGTAGTACTCTTTGACCACCATGCCACTGGCACTGTAAAATGACATCAGCAACTCCAACGCCCTCGTCGGTGTCAGTTTCAGCCGCGATTGACTCTATCCAGCAATCGCTCTCTGAGCTTTGCCCCAGCGAGGACCGCCAACCTCAGTTCTACTTCAACCACCCTCGGCGTTTTTGCTCCTTCGCAAGCCGTCTCTAGTTCATTCCCCAACAGCTCCTTCGCTTGTCCCCTTCGCCTGAGTCTCTCGCCGCCGCCGCCACACCCACTGCACTTAAAGGAATCGCTACCGATCTCTCTGTAGCTACCGATGCGGCTTCACTTTACTCCAAACGCAGCAAGATCTTCGTCCTCGCCAATTGCCGATCGCTCTACGATTCTCTCCAAGAGCACACTTCAGCCATAGCCAATTGGCTTGCTTTGCTTGACTCTAACCTCCCCGATCTCCGCCTCGATCTCCGCAAAAGATCGTCGATCTTTCCCAAGATATGAAGCAAACTCAATTCAttgtaattttctctctctttctctcgctCGCTTTAAATTTTTCTACCATGGctgttgattttgattttgattttgattttggtagGTAACGGAGAACGAGGAGAGAGTGCATTGTACGCTACAGAAAGAGGGGCAAGGAAGACGAACAAGCAAAGCTATACAAAGTGCCATAATCATGGACTTAGCGCGAGCTATAGGGATTGAATCCGATAACTATTCCAAGTTATCGAAGCAAGTCAAGCTCTTCAAAGACAACCTAACGGGTTCCAATTCGATATCCGAGAGGAAGATTTTGGTGTCTCTGGAGAGACCAAAATGTGCTGTTAGtattctgttttctttttcttttttctttttttccaagcttttttttttaattttcttttaattacaatttttttttaaaaagggtcAAACTTAACGGTAGCAGTAACTGAAACCTAACAGAATActatattgacaaaaattgaaacttagaggactgaaatgacaaaactgaaagttataggactgaaatgacaaaagctaaaagttagagggtcaattttacatttttgtttttttattttttttttatttttttttatttcacagCATATCTTGAGGGTTGGGTTAATATTAGCCTGTTCCAAGACATTTCAAAATTAGCCCATTTCGTCCCTAAAGACAATTTAATCCCAAATTCTTTAACtacatttactcttttttttttctctctctctctcttagacctttcttctctctctctctctccaacccaacccactctCTTCTCTCTGACTCACCCTTTGTTTGTCACTTTCTTCTCTCAAGCAACTATAGTGGTGTGGTGGGTATGTTGTGGagtaagtgtttttttttttttttttttggctggtgGTCGTttttagtggtggtggtggtggtgggtttgatcTAGGTTGGATTTGTGGTGGGGGCGGTGATGGGTTCCGATCAAAGTGGATTTGTAGTGGGGTGGTTGAGGGTTCCAATGTGGTGGTGGGTTTACTTTgggttttttggattttgttgcTATGGGTTTGGCTGGGTTTTGTGGTCGGTGATGGTGGTGGGTTCTAATATGGGGTGCATTTGCAGTggagtggtggtgggtttgctaTGGATATTTTAGATTTGGGTggtaaaattggattttaagtTGGATATGGCGATAGTTATGGTTGATCTgaggttagagagagagagagaagaatgggtgaagaaagaagagagaagag
This genomic stretch from Castanea sativa cultivar Marrone di Chiusa Pesio chromosome 1, ASM4071231v1 harbors:
- the LOC142605533 gene encoding microtubule-destabilizing protein 60-like, with amino-acid sequence MDLIGKNAGAVTPVKDPRGSRSKIQENHKPSENLNPNISHSSPVLKPTSSPVTKSAKAQKTASKNPNPMPAFSPRNKIRDRKFVVAKKNLKKENLGSRVQCKCKEMVGGGNGNAKKCLCVAYENLRASQEEFFKNRSEEARKSDQLKGYDRAECELEEEIEKGLMLQDQTIDDDDIKYEGKVGESDRSAVNESSDRDSQIGSSTIKRRRDKLLEEARSSVPESGSGRVLHLVKAFEKLLSLPSKKDSNDEKEAEENEKKAMKWALPGLQAPKVPETQVSSSSFCPSELFLTSENLGLDSRISVSSSWDSSQGSISSRTSNGGRRSRRNSSESYSTMGGSRWKKKQLKVTSQKPFKLRTEQRGRLKEEEFMKKLQEIVVEEERQRIPIAQGLPWTTDEPECLIKPPVKEITRPVDLKLHSDLRAVERAEFDHQVAEKMSLIDQYKMERERQQKLAEEEEIRRLRKELVPKAQPMPYFDRPFIPRRSMKHPTVPREPKFHIPQHKKIKCCLSWNDISTYAYQL